The Anaerolineales bacterium region TGATGCGCTCCGTCACAATGCCACGGATGAAAATCACGATCAAGCCCACGACCAGGTACCACAGCGCCAGGGGCACGGTGGAGAGGCCGAGGGACTCGATGCCGGCAGCAATGCCGAGCCACACGAACAGCTCACCCGGGTTGATGTGCGGGAAGATACCCAGGGGAGGGTGAACGTAGGAGACGGCGGCATCGTAGAAAGCCGGCTTGAAGCGCTCCGGGAGGAAGCGACCCATGGTGTAGGCCATGGGGTTGGTCAGGAAGAACACAGCCAGGAAAGGCAGCAGGATGTAGCGAACGGGGTAGTAAATGATCCCGTCGCGGGCA contains the following coding sequences:
- a CDS encoding PTS glucitol/sorbitol transporter subunit IIC; translation: MDALVHAAEWFIGLFQTGGGVFLSLVGGIVPLLIVLLTGVNALVALIGPEKIDKVGEWAARDGIIYYPVRYILLPFLAVFFLTNPMAYTMGRFLPERFKPAFYDAAVSYVHPPLGIFPHINPGELFVWLGIAAGIESLGLSTVPLALWYLVVGLIVIFIRGIVTERITAIMWARRQAK